In Streptacidiphilus sp. P02-A3a, the DNA window CGCCGGGGCGGGGCGTGCTGGTGACCCGGCGGCGCGGTTCGTTCACGGTGCAGACCGGGTGGCTGCCGGTGCGCTGACCACGCTCGGTGACCGCGCGCGGTCACCGCTGTCGAGATCGTTATCCGGACCGGGACAGTCCGATCCGTAGCGGCCGCTGAGTGATACGTCACTCGGCGGCCGCTTTGTCGCCACGGGAAAAGATCTTGGATTGACACCGCGATACATGGTCACTACAGGAATGAATGCCCATATACAGAGGTTGTATCGGCTACAGACATTCGATCCGAAGGCGTTCGGACATTTGGATCAAATGGGTTGAACTGCTGAGTCGCCATCAGATTCGTCGTGGTAGCGATTCACGGCAACGAAATCCGAAGCAAATGCTCCCTTGACGTGTTGTTAACAGCGGGGGTTTTATGACTCGCGGAGAGCGCCAGGTTCGCAACAGCTGACCCGACCGACCGGAGGCGATACCGCTCTTCCCGCTCAAGGCCCCACCGATCCGATCGGAACGCACATGACCGACACGCTGAGCCCGCTCGACTCCGTCGACGCGACCTCCCCCGCCGGCGGCGACGCCGCCGAGCCGCAGAAGCTCAAGCGCTCCATCGGCGTCGTCGGCGGAACCCTGCTGACCCTGTCCTGCCTCACCCCGGCGTCGTCGCTGTTCGTCATCGTGCCCGGCTCCTTCGCCGTCCTCGGCACCGGAACCGCGCTGGCCCTGAGCATCGCCATGGTGATCTGTGTCGGCGTGGCGTTCTGCTACTCCGAGCTCGGGACGCTGATCCCGAGCGCGGGTGGCGAGTACGCCATGGCGGGCAGCACCCTCGGCAAGGGCACCGGCTGGCTGGCGTTCATCCAGGCGCTGATCGTGGTCCTGATCGTGCCGCCGATCATCGCCCTGGGCACCGCCCAGTACCTGGCGCCGCTGTTCAACGTCAACGCCGACGTGGCCGGGGCGGCCGTGATGCTGCTCGCCACCGTGATGGGCCTGCTGGACCTGCGCGCCAACGCCTGGATCACCGGCATCTTCCTGTGCCTGGAGGTCATCGCCTCGGCCCTGGTCGCCTGCCTGGGCTTCGCCCACTCGAACCGCTCCGCCTCGGTGATGCTGCACCCGCAGCTGCTCGGCGACCACGGCCACATGAACGTGGTCACCGCCGGGACGATGATCGCCGGGCTGGCCACCGCGCTGTTCATCACCCAGGGCTTCTCCACCGCCGTCTACCTGGCCGAGGAGATGGAGCGCCCGAGCCACACCGTGCCGCGCACGGTGCTGTGGACGCTGGGCATCGGCTCCGCCGTCATCCTGGTCCCCACCATCGCGATCACCCTGGGCGCGCCCAGCATGTCCGCGCTGGACGCCGGCGACATCAGCGGCATGGTCACCGCCTGGAGCAACTCCGCCGTCGGCACCTTCGTCAGCCTCTGCATCGCGTTGGCGATCATCAACGCCGCGATCGTCATGGTCATCCAGAACTCCCGGGTGCTGTACTCCTCGGCGCGGGACAAGGCCTGGCCGGAGCCGGTCAACCGGGCCTTCACCGACCTCAGCAAGAAGTTCGGCTCGCCCTGGATCTCCACCCTCGCGGTGGGCGTCCCCGGCGCGGTGCTGTGCTTCGTCCCGGTCGACACCCTGACCAACGTCACCGGCGTCGCGGTGACCCTGCTGTACGGATTCGTCGCGGTCGCCGCGCTGGCCTCCCGCCGGGGCGCGCACAAGCACAACACCGCCGCCTGGCGGATGCCGCTGTGGCCGGCCGTGCCGATCGTGATCCTGGCCGTGCTGCTCTACGTGCTCAGCCAGCAGGCGGTCAGCGACCTGCTGATCACCGGCGGGATCACCGTCGCCTCGCTGCTGTACTGGGTGTTCTACCTGCGGCCGCGCGCCGGGACCCGCTGGATCATCACCGTCCCCGAGGACGACCAGCAGCCCGCCTGACCCCGTTCCCGGACCGGGCCGCGAGGACCCACGACCCCGCCGGGGGTCGTGGGTCCTCGCCCGTCCGGGCCCACCGGTCGCTCAGCCCAGGGCGTCCGCGATCCGGGAGCGCGGCGGCTCCGGGGCGGCGAAGCCGAGGGTGTGCGCGGTGCCGAGCAGCACCGCCCGGTAGTCGGCGGCGAGCTCGCTCGCGGCGGAGCTGAGCTGGAGCACCGCGACCCGGTCCTGGGCGGCGCCGACCACCGCCACCGTGCCGCTCCACAGCCACCGCCCGGCGTCCGCCCGCTGCCGCCGTTCCAGCAGCAGCGCCGGGCCCAGCGGCAGCTCCACCGACAGCGCGCCCGCCGCCGACGCTCCGCCCGCCGCGCGGGCGCGCAGCTCGGCCAGCACCGCCCCGGGCGCGGCCCCCGCCAGCGGCCGGGCGGTGAGGGTCAGCACCGACGAGCACACCGCGCCCCGGGCGTCCTGGTGCAGCCCGAGCGCGCAGAGCAGCACGTCCTGCTCGCGGAGCGCGGCCAGCGCCCGCTCGTAGTCCGCGAACACCTCGGCCGGGCGCCCCTGCGGCGCGTCCGGCATCCCGGCCAGCAGTTCGTCCAAGCGGTCGAGCCTGACCCGCTCCGGACGCAGCTCCAGCCAGTGGAAGCCGGCCGGGAGGCCGCAGCTGACGGCCGCCGCGCCGGTCATCGGGGCGCCCCGGGACCGGCCGCGTTCCCCCGGGTGGCCTCGTCGTACAGCGCGCTGCCGAACCCGGCGGCGGCGACGCCCCGGCCGACCAGGAGGTGCCGTCGGCGCGCGGCCGCCTCCTCGGCGGTGGCGCCCGGCGGCGGCCGCACCGCCGCCTCGGCCCGGGCCGCGCGGCTGAACACGGTCACCGTGTCGCGCAGGAAGGACCCGGCCGCGGTCTCCACCGGGACGGCGCGGCCCGCCGCGGTGGCCGCCCGCAGCCCCTGGAGCGTGCCCGAGGCGCCCCGGGCGACGGCGGCGAGGCCGGGGACCACCCCGGCGGCGTCACCGCCCAGGGTGACCGCCGCCGTCACGCTGTCCAGGCCGGGACGCGGCGGCCACAGCGCCGCCCACAGCCCCGGGTCGCCGACGTCCTCGCCGAGCTGGACCGCGCCGGTGGTCACCGCGATCCCGGCCAGCAGCGGGGTCAGCGGGCTGGGGAACAGCGCCAGCAGGCCGGACGCCGCGCTGACCGTGCCCGCGTGCCGGTACAGCCCGTCAGCGAGGTCGGCGGCGGCGCCGGACAGCCCCGCCAGCACCGTGTCGAGCGTCCCCGGGCCCGGCGGGACGGCGGCCGACCGGTCGGCGTCCAGTCCGGCGGCGATCCGGGCGGCGTCGGCGGCGTGGTCCCGCTCCAGCTCCCCGGCCTCGGCGAGCAACCGGTCCGCCTCCTGCCCGGCCCGGTCGGCCGCCAGCGCCGCCGCCTCCAGCGCGCTGCCGTCGCCGTCCCCCGGTTCCTGGGCGGCGGTGGGCGGCGGGGTGGCCCGGAGCCGCCGCAGGGCGTCGTCCAGGCGCCGGGCGTGGGCCTGGCGGTCGAGCAGGTCGGTGTGCCAGTCCTGGAGCTGGTCGGCGGCGTGCCGCAGCGCGTCGTGGGCGGCGCCCAGCCGCGGGGCCAGGCCGTCCCGGACGTGCTCACGGAAGGCGGTCGCGGCCCCGCCCTGCCAGTGCGGCCCCTCGGCCGCGGCCACCCGCTCGACCAGGGCGCGGGCGTCGTCCAGCCAGGCGCCCGCCCCGGCCAGCCGCTGCCGCAGCTCCGCGACCCCGGCCGGATCGCCGGGGGTCGGATCGAAGCCGATGCCGGGGTAGGCGGGCCCCGGAAGGCCGCAGTCGCTCACCGGTCGCCCCCGGACAACTGGACCGGCAGCGGGATCGGCAGCGGGACCGGCGGCGGGACCGAGGCCGCCGCGAGGGTCGCGAGCAGGCCGTGCTCCGTCCCGCGGTAGCTCCGGGCGCTGCCGCGCACCCCCTCGGCGGCGTCGTCGGCCTGCTGCCGCAGCTGCCGCAGCCGGTCGTGCCAGTCCTGCTGGAACTCCTCGCAGGCGCGGTCGAGGCGATCGGTGCCGAGGCTCGCGGCGGTGGTGTCGCGCAGGGCGTCGAGCGCGCCCTGGAGCGAGTTCCCGGCCTGGAGCAGCGCGTCGGCGAGGGCGTCGAGCTGGTCCGGTTCGGTCCGGAATCCGGAGTGGGTCACGCGGGATCTCCGTGCTGGTCTCTGTGGAATGGCTGGTCTCTGTGGGACAACTGATCTCTGTGGGACGACTGGTCTCTGGGCGGTGTCGGACGGCCGGCGTTTGTCAGGCCGCCGGGCGGCGGCGGGCATCGCGCAGGACTATCGCGGTACCGGCGGTGACCGCCACCGCGAGTGCGCCCAGGCAGAGGATGTAGACGGCGGTGCGCCGCGCGCGGGCCGCCGCGGTGTCGCCCAGGCCCAGCGGGCGGGCCCGCACCGGCGGCGCCGGGTCGGCGGTCGCCGGGTCCGGCACCGCCGCCGCGGCCGGGGGCGCGCTGTCGGAGACGGCGGCCACCGGGTCGACCACGCCCCAGCCGATGAAGTCGTTGCGTCCCGGGTCGGTGCGCTGCGCGGTCTGCTCGATCCGGGCGATGACCTGCGCCGCCGTCCACCGCGGATGCAGCTGCTTGAGCAGCGCGGCCACCGCGGCCGCGTAGGGGGCGGCGAAGCTGGTACCGCTGTCCACGCACTGTCCGCCGCCGGGCACGGTGGAGACCATGTCCACGCCGGGCGCGGCCACGTCCACCGAGCCGCCGGTCTCGGAGAAGTCCGCGGCGCGCTCGTTGTCGCGGTCCGAGGCGCCGACCCCGAGCACGCCCGGCAGCGAGGCCGGGTAGGTCGGCAGCGACAGGCCCTCGTTGCCCGCGGCGACCACCACCACGATGTTCCGGCTGACGGCCCTGGCCACGGCGCGGGCCAGCTCGCTGTCGGCGGCGACCGGGACCGGCCTGCCGTTCTCGGTGACGTCCTGCGAGATGTTGATGACGCCGACCCCGGCGGCGACCGCCGCGTCCACCGCCTCGGCCAGTGTGTCCGGCGTGCCGTCGCCCTGCGCGTCGTTCTGACGGATCGACAGAATCCGTGCGCCCGGGGCGAGTCCGACGAACCCGGTGGCACTGGAGGGCCGCGCCGCGATGATCCCGGCGACCATGGTGCCGTGGCCGTCCGGGTCGGTCAGCGCGTCGCCGCCCTGGCCGGTGAGGTAGTCGGGACCGGCGGCCACCGCGTCGCGCAGTTGCGGGTTGGTGTCGCTGACCCCGGTGTCGATGACCGCGACGGTCACCCCGCGGCCGGTCGCGTGGCTCCACAACTCCGTTAGCAGCACCCGTTGCAGGGACCACGGGTTGCCGCTGATGTCGGCGGCCGGGAAGGCGCACTGGCCGCTGGAGTCGGTCACCGTGCGCGGCGGCGCGGCGGCGGTGACCGGAGCCGGGGCCGGGGCCAGGAGCGGCGCCAGGGCCCCGGCGGCGAGCAGCGCGGGCACCAGGGCCTGGCCCTTGCGGCGGCGGTGCCTGTTCACAGGAGCTCTGTTCCCCCGGGGTGCGACGGCTGGCGGCGGTGCGGTGCCCGTGCGCCACCGGTCGGCGGCGGCACACGGACGGGTGCGGCGCGGCTAGGCGCCCCAGATACCGGCGTTCTTGTTCTCGGTCGCCTGGTAGTTCTCCGCGGCGGTCTCCAACGCGGAGGCGATCTTCAGCAGCACCTCGTGCAGGTTCGCCGCGGTGCTGTTCCACTCCGCCTGGCGGGCCTGGTACTTCTCCTGCGCGACGCCGTCCCAGCTCTGGGCGACCTGGGCGACACTGGCCTTGAGGGCGTCCAGTTGCGCCTGCACGTTGGCCGCGGTGCTGCGGACGTCGCCGGCCGCGTCGGTGATGGAGTTGAAGGTGACCTTGATGGGCGTGGACATGGGATCTCCCGGACTTGGTTCAGCGGCGGTGAGTTGACGGAATGTCAGCCGAGTGCGGCGGTGATGTTGCTCATCGCCGAGCTCTGCTCGCCCTCGGTGCTGGTGTACTGCGCCGAGGTGGCGTCGATCGCGTCCTTGATCTCACCGAGCACGGTGTTGAGCTTCGCCGCGTCCGTGTTCCACTGGGTCTGGAGGTTCTGGTAGGCGATGGCGGCGCTGCCGCTCCACCCGCCGGCGACCGTGCTGACCACGCCTTCGAGGCGCTTGAGCTCCTGCTGGATCTGGCTGTTCACGTCATCGATGTGCGCCGAGAACCGCTTCATGTCGTCGGCACTGGTTGTGAACTGACCCGACATATGCATCGTCCCCCATGAGACAGACAACGGAGCCGGGCGCCCGGTCGCATCCCGTCCGGCCGACGCCGCAGCGCGGCGTCCCCAGGCACTCTAGCCGCCGCCGGGAGCGTGCCCAACAGCGCGAGAGGCCTCAGGAACCCTGCTGCTGCTCGGCCGCCGCGGTGTTCAGGTTCGGCCCCGAGGACAGCAGCGACGACCACGACAACGGCACCGGGCTCGGCACCACACCGGCGTAACCCAGCCTGGCCTGGGCATCGTCGGTCTGCTGACCATCCGTACCCGATCCGTCGCCGGTGCTCGGCGACGGCCGGTCGACCGGTCCGGCGTTGCTGTCCCCGTTCATCTGTACGGGGTAGCGCAGACCGGTGTCGGTCAGCAGATCCACCGATCCGGTGTCGGTGCTGGTTCCGGTGACCTGACGGTAGAGCAGTCCGGTGCCCGGGGTGACGTACACCCCGGCCGTGCCCGAGGTGCTGTCGACCGGGTACGACTGGCCCGCCCACAGGCCCAGCTCCGGCTCGCCGGAGGCGGAGGTGCGGCCGGTGTAGACCGAGCACGCCACGGTGGTGCCGTCGCCGGAGGTCGCCGAGTTCGTCTGGGTGACGGAGTCCTGCGGCCAGTCCCTGGCTCCCTCGAACGGAGGACTCGCGTTGGCGCCGGGCACCGCCGTCGCCAGCACCGTGGGCCCGGTCCGGCCCGACATCGCCACCAGCAGTTGGTCGGTGAAGTCGGACACCCGGTGGACACCGTCGCCGAGCACCACGTAGTGCAGCACCTGGCCGTTGTCGGCGCGTACCTGGAAGGTCTCGCCGACCGTGGTCGGCGCGCCGTCGATCACGGTCGGGGCCGGGCCGCCGTAGCCGGGCATGTCGGCCCTCGGGAAGCCGATCGGATCGCCGCCGCGCAGCGTGGCCAGCCAGGCGCCGCCGACCGGCTGCGGCGCGCCCACGGTCGCCCCGAACGCGGCGGTGGCGAGCAGCAGTTGCCGCTGCCCGCGGTCCGCGCCGGTACCGCCGGCCGCCAGCACGTGGGTGGTCCCGCTCGCGTCCACCAGGTAGTCCGTGCCGTCCGGGCCCCGCACGTACAGCGCGTGGCGCGGGTCGAGGCTGCCGCTGCCGGAGACCGCCGCGCCGTCGGAGCCGCCGAGCACGAACAGCTTCTGGTCGGTCCCGCCCTGGCCCCCGGCCGCGGGCTGGTCGCAGTACGCCCACACCTTGGCCGTCCCGGCGTCCTTGGCGGTCGGCAGGCTGTCCGGCGCGTACGGGATGCCGACCAGCGCGCCGTGCGGCACCTGGCCCGAGTCCAGCACCGAGTCGTCCACGTCGACCACGCTGGAGCCGACGCCCAGCAGCAACCGGGCCGAGGCGATGTTCAGCACCGGGTGCAGCACCCCGCCGAGCACCACGTACCTGGTGGTCGACTGCTTGCCGACGATCACCGCGTTGGCCTTCTGCCAGTTGAGCGGGGCCGAGGGCCGGATCAGCCCGTAGGCGCCGAACCCGGCGACCGCCAGCGCGGCGACGACCAGGCCGGGGACGACGGCGCGCAGCGCGCGCGGCGCGTCCTCCTCGTCGCCGCCGCTCGACGGCTGGAGGAAGGCGGCCACGGTACGCCGCCGCGAGAAGGTGTAGGCGTTCAACTCGTTCCGGCGAGATGCCATGCCCCGGTCCCCGTCCCCCTCGTTCCGTTGCCCACGGCGCCAACCGTCCTGCGCGAACGCTAAGTACCGTACGGGTACGGTAAGTCGGTCAGCCAACCGGCTTCCGGTTCCGGCAGGTGCGTGCGAGCGGAGAGGTTGCCACGGGGGATGCCGAAGACTGCCGCACCGCGCCCGCGGGCCCCGCAGCCCGGGTCGTCGTCCGCGCCGGTGACGGTGCGGACCCGACCCAGGCCCGGCCGGTTCGGCCCGCTGCGGCTGCCGCAACTGGTACTGGTCGAGGCCGCCGCCGCGCTGGTGCTGATCGGCCTGGCCGTGGACCGGATCGCGCTGGTCGGCTGCGGCGTGGTCGCGGTCCCGCTGCTGGCCGCCGCGCTGCTCTCGCGGAACGGCCTCAGCGTCGGCGAGCAGCTGCGGGTGCGCGGCGCGATGCGGAGCCGCCGACGGCGCTCGGCGGCGCATCCGGTCGATCCGCAGACCGATCCGGCACTGGTGCCGGTGCTGGAGTGCGAGCCCGCGCTGCGCGCCGTGGCACACACGTTGGAGGAGGGACGGGCCGCCGACCGCTCCTCGGCCCGGGGCGAGCGCCGGGAGATCGGCATGCTCGGCGACGGCACCTTCCTCAGCGCGGTGATCCAGGTCGAGTCGGCGGACAGCCCGCTGCGCCCGGCGCCCGGCAACGGCCTGCTGCCGCTGGAGCTGCTCGCCGACGGGCTCTCGGTGGACGACATCGTGCTGGACACGGTCCAGGTGGTCCAGTACACCCAGCCCGCCCCGGCGCCGCACCTGCCCGAGCAGGCGCTGGCCGTCCGCGCCCACCGGCAGCTGCCGCGCGGGGCGGCGGCCACCCCGGCGCTGCGGCTCAGCTGGGTGACCGTCAGGCTCGACCCCGAACTCTGCCGTGGCGCGGTGGCGGCGCGCGGCGGTGGCGAGACGGGGGCGCGCAAGGCCCTGCAACGCGCCGCCGACCAGCTCGCCAACCGCCTCACCGGGGCCGGGCTGCGGGCGACGGTGCTGGACGCGGCCGGTGCGGTCGCCGCGGTGGCCACCGCGACCTGCGCGAACCCGCTGGCCGCGGGCGGCGCGGCGAGGCCCGGTCGGCGCACCTCGGAGACCGTCCGCGCCTGGCGCTGCGACGACCGCTGGCACACCACGTACTGGATCAGCCAGTGGCCCCGGCTCGATCCGGATCCGACCGGATCCAGCGCGACGGCGCCCGAGTTGGTCGGTCGGCTCACCGGGAGCGGCGTACTGGCGACCACCTTCGGCCTGACCGTTCGCCAACTCGCGGACGACAGGGTCTCGCTGACCGGCATGCTGCGGATCACCACCCGCAGCGAACACGAACTGGAGCAGCGGGCAGCGGAGTTGGAGGCGCGGGCGACCGAGGCCGGAGCCGCCCTGGTCCGGTTGGAGCGCGAGCAGACCCCTGGTCTGCTGGCCACGCTGCCGCTGGGAGGGACCCGCTGATGCGCGCACGGGCGGGATTCGGCCTGCGCGGCCCGCGACGGGAGCAGCATCTGCTGACCCGCGCGCAGTTGGCGGCGGTGGCCGTGCCGGTCGGCGACGACGGGGTGGTGATCGGCGAGGACGGCCAGGGCACCCCGGCGGTGCTGGGCCTGTTCCGGCCCACGGCGTACGAGGTGGTGCTGGTCGGCGGCGTGTGGACGGCGCAGCTGATCGCGCTGCGGGCCGCCGCGACCGGCGCGCGGGTGGTGGTCGAGACCGGACGCGGGCAGAGCTGGACGCCGGTCGCCCGGGCCGCGGGCGGCGGCCAGCCGTGCGTCACGGTGCACCCGGTCGGCGGGATCGGGCCGCAGGGCGCGTCGGTGACGGCGCCGGTACTGGTGGTCCGCGACTGCGGCTCGCGCCCGGCCCGCAGCCGCCTCTCCCCCGGCCCCTGGCAGACCACGCTCACCCTGCTGCCCTTCCTCGGCCCGGAGTCGGACCGGATGCTGGCTACCGCCGACGTGGTCGGTGTGCAGCGGGTGTCGCCGTCGGAGGCCGCGCTGGCCGGGCGGGTGCTGGGGCTGCCCGCTTCGGAGGTCTCGGCGCTGCCGAGCCTCGGCGACGGCGTGACGCTGTGGAGCAACCGGCGCAGCCGGGCCTTCGTCCGGGGCGGCCCGACCGCGGCGGAGGCCCAGGTGCTGGGCCAGGCGCGGCGGGTGGACTGAACCGCCGACGCCCGCCGGGCTCCCGGGGTTTACCCGGACGGCGGATGGGGCGAGGAGCGCAGTGACTACCCTGGTGGACGACGGACGTGAGCGAGAGGGACGAGCAGTGACGAGCGATCGCGAAGACGTCCACCCCGGCGAGGCCGTGCCGGGCGAGGACGAGGAGTGGTCGGACGCTCCTGACTACACGCCACCGGCCTGGTACCTGCGGAACGCGGAACAGGTGGGCGCTCCGACGCCGACCACCGCCTTCCGCGCCCCCGAATCGGTCCGGGCCCTCGCCGAGCCGACCCCGGCGGACTCGGCCCCGGCGGACTCGGCCCCGGCGGATTCGGAATCGGCTGACCCGGCCCCAGCTGACCCGGAGTCGGCGGACGCCGCGCCGATCCCGGCCGACGCGCCCCCGGCCGTCCGCGACGCCCCGGCGGCGCCCGCCGCCCCGGGCCGGGACACTCCGCAGGATCCGCCCGCGCAGCTGACCTACCGCCAGGACTCGGGCTGGGAACCGGCCCCGGCAGCACTCCCGCCGCTGCCACCGATGCCGCCGCAGCCGCCCGCCACGCCCCCCGCCGTCCACGACCAGCGCCCGCCCGAGCCGTCGCCGCAGGCGGAACCCGCGACCGGAGCCGCCGCGCCGGAGCAGGCCGCCGCGCCGGAACCGTGGCCCGCCCAGCAGCAGCCCGCGCAGCAACCGCCGACCCAGCAACCGCCGACGCCGCTGCCGTACCAGCAGCCGGAGCAGCCGCTCTACCCGCAGTTGCCGCAACAGCCGCAGGCGTGGACACCGGTCGGCCCGCCGCACCTGCTCGGCGACCCCCGGCAGGCCGGGGGCTGGCCGCAGTCCGCGCCCGAACCGCAGCCCGCGCCCGCGCCCGCCCAGACCCCGCCGCCGGTCCCGCAGGCCCAGCAGCCGCAACCCCCCGCCCAGCCCTGGCCGCCGCAACCGCAGCCCGGGCCCGCCAGCGGCGCGCCCCTCGGCTACACCGCCGCCGTCGAGCTGTCCTCGGACCGGCTGCTGCGCAACCACCCGGAGGAGCGCCGGTCGGTCGGCAGCCGCTTCCGCTTCGGCGGCAAGGTCGCGGAGGAGGAGCGCCGGAAGAAGCTCGCGGTGATCCGGACCCCGGTGCTCAGCTGCTACAAGATCGCGGTGATCAGCCTCAAGGGCGGCGTCGGCAAGACCACCACCACCATGGCCCTGGGCGCGACCCTGGCGACCGAGCGCCAGGACAAGGTCATCGCCGTCGACGCCAACCCCGACGCGGGCACCCTCGGCCGCCGGGTGCGGCGCGAGACCGGTGCCACGATCCGGGACCTGGTCACCGCGATCCCCCACCTGACCAGCTACATGGACATGCGCCGGTTCACCTCGCAGGCCGCCAGCGGTCTGGAGATCCTGGCGAACGACGTCGACCCGGCCGTCTCCACCACCTTCAACGACGCCGACTACCGGCAGGTCATCGACTTCCTCGGGCGGCAGTACCCGATCGTGCTGACCGACTCCGGCACCGGTCTGCTGTACAGCGCGATGCGCGGGGTGCTGGAGCTGGCGGACCAGTTGATCGTGGTGTCCACCCCCAGCGTGGACGGCGCCAGCAGCGCCAGCACCACCCTCGACTGGCTGTCCGCGAACGGCTACGCCGACCTGGTGCAGCGCAGCATCACGGTGGTGTCCGGGGTCCGCGAGACCGCGAAGCTGATCCGGACCGAGGACATCGTCGCGCACTTCCAGACCCGCTGCCGGGGCGTGGTGGTGGTGCCCTTCGACGAGCACCTGGCGGCCGGGGCCGAGGTGGACCTGAGCCGGATGAAGTCCAGGACCCGCGAGGCCTACTTCGACCTGGCGGCCCTGGTCGCCGCCGACTTCCCGCGCACCCAGCCGCAGGGCTGGTCCGGCCGCCCGGGCTACGGCCCGCAGTAGGCGCACGGTAGCCACCCGGTCACCCCGGCCCACCCGGGCCGGGGTTGGCTGCGGCCCGGGCGCCGGTTCGTTCAGACGCCGGTGAGTTCGCGGGCCTGCTTGACGTCGGTGGCCATCCGGTCCAGCAGCGCGTCGATGGTGTCGAACTTCTCCATGCCGCGCAGGTACGCCAGGAAGTCCACGCTCACGTGCAGGCCGTAGAGGTCCAGGCCGATCCGGTCGATGGCGTACGCCTCGACCGTGCGGGCGGTGCCGTCGAAGGTCGGGTTGGTGCCGACCGAGATCGCGGCGGGCATCCGCTCGCCGTCGGCGGTCAGCCAGCCCGCGTAGACGCCGTCGGCGGGGATCGCGGTGTGCGGCAGGGTCTCCACGTTCGCGGTGGGGTAGCCGAGTTCACGGCCGCGCTGCGCCCCGCGCACCACCGTGCCCTCCACCCGGTGCGGGCGGCCCAGCACCTCGGCGGCCGAGCCCACGTCGCCCTCGGTGACCAGCCGCCGGGCCAGCGTGGACGAGAACGGCGTGCCCTCGCCGAGCGAGCCGCGCACCGTCAGGTCGAGCACGTCGGTGCTGAAGCCGTACCGCCGACCGAGCTCCGCCAGCAC includes these proteins:
- a CDS encoding APC family permease; protein product: MTDTLSPLDSVDATSPAGGDAAEPQKLKRSIGVVGGTLLTLSCLTPASSLFVIVPGSFAVLGTGTALALSIAMVICVGVAFCYSELGTLIPSAGGEYAMAGSTLGKGTGWLAFIQALIVVLIVPPIIALGTAQYLAPLFNVNADVAGAAVMLLATVMGLLDLRANAWITGIFLCLEVIASALVACLGFAHSNRSASVMLHPQLLGDHGHMNVVTAGTMIAGLATALFITQGFSTAVYLAEEMERPSHTVPRTVLWTLGIGSAVILVPTIAITLGAPSMSALDAGDISGMVTAWSNSAVGTFVSLCIALAIINAAIVMVIQNSRVLYSSARDKAWPEPVNRAFTDLSKKFGSPWISTLAVGVPGAVLCFVPVDTLTNVTGVAVTLLYGFVAVAALASRRGAHKHNTAAWRMPLWPAVPIVILAVLLYVLSQQAVSDLLITGGITVASLLYWVFYLRPRAGTRWIITVPEDDQQPA
- a CDS encoding WXG100 family type VII secretion target, whose translation is MSDCGLPGPAYPGIGFDPTPGDPAGVAELRQRLAGAGAWLDDARALVERVAAAEGPHWQGGAATAFREHVRDGLAPRLGAAHDALRHAADQLQDWHTDLLDRQAHARRLDDALRRLRATPPPTAAQEPGDGDGSALEAAALAADRAGQEADRLLAEAGELERDHAADAARIAAGLDADRSAAVPPGPGTLDTVLAGLSGAAADLADGLYRHAGTVSAASGLLALFPSPLTPLLAGIAVTTGAVQLGEDVGDPGLWAALWPPRPGLDSVTAAVTLGGDAAGVVPGLAAVARGASGTLQGLRAATAAGRAVPVETAAGSFLRDTVTVFSRAARAEAAVRPPPGATAEEAAARRRHLLVGRGVAAAGFGSALYDEATRGNAAGPGAPR
- the mycP gene encoding type VII secretion-associated serine protease mycosin; the protein is MNRHRRRKGQALVPALLAAGALAPLLAPAPAPVTAAAPPRTVTDSSGQCAFPAADISGNPWSLQRVLLTELWSHATGRGVTVAVIDTGVSDTNPQLRDAVAAGPDYLTGQGGDALTDPDGHGTMVAGIIAARPSSATGFVGLAPGARILSIRQNDAQGDGTPDTLAEAVDAAVAAGVGVINISQDVTENGRPVPVAADSELARAVARAVSRNIVVVVAAGNEGLSLPTYPASLPGVLGVGASDRDNERAADFSETGGSVDVAAPGVDMVSTVPGGGQCVDSGTSFAAPYAAAVAALLKQLHPRWTAAQVIARIEQTAQRTDPGRNDFIGWGVVDPVAAVSDSAPPAAAAVPDPATADPAPPVRARPLGLGDTAAARARRTAVYILCLGALAVAVTAGTAIVLRDARRRPAA
- a CDS encoding WXG100 family type VII secretion target; the protein is MSTPIKVTFNSITDAAGDVRSTAANVQAQLDALKASVAQVAQSWDGVAQEKYQARQAEWNSTAANLHEVLLKIASALETAAENYQATENKNAGIWGA
- a CDS encoding WXG100 family type VII secretion target, with protein sequence MSGQFTTSADDMKRFSAHIDDVNSQIQQELKRLEGVVSTVAGGWSGSAAIAYQNLQTQWNTDAAKLNTVLGEIKDAIDATSAQYTSTEGEQSSAMSNITAALG
- the eccB gene encoding type VII secretion protein EccB, with protein sequence MASRRNELNAYTFSRRRTVAAFLQPSSGGDEEDAPRALRAVVPGLVVAALAVAGFGAYGLIRPSAPLNWQKANAVIVGKQSTTRYVVLGGVLHPVLNIASARLLLGVGSSVVDVDDSVLDSGQVPHGALVGIPYAPDSLPTAKDAGTAKVWAYCDQPAAGGQGGTDQKLFVLGGSDGAAVSGSGSLDPRHALYVRGPDGTDYLVDASGTTHVLAAGGTGADRGQRQLLLATAAFGATVGAPQPVGGAWLATLRGGDPIGFPRADMPGYGGPAPTVIDGAPTTVGETFQVRADNGQVLHYVVLGDGVHRVSDFTDQLLVAMSGRTGPTVLATAVPGANASPPFEGARDWPQDSVTQTNSATSGDGTTVACSVYTGRTSASGEPELGLWAGQSYPVDSTSGTAGVYVTPGTGLLYRQVTGTSTDTGSVDLLTDTGLRYPVQMNGDSNAGPVDRPSPSTGDGSGTDGQQTDDAQARLGYAGVVPSPVPLSWSSLLSSGPNLNTAAAEQQQGS
- the eccE gene encoding type VII secretion protein EccE, with protein sequence MPKTAAPRPRAPQPGSSSAPVTVRTRPRPGRFGPLRLPQLVLVEAAAALVLIGLAVDRIALVGCGVVAVPLLAAALLSRNGLSVGEQLRVRGAMRSRRRRSAAHPVDPQTDPALVPVLECEPALRAVAHTLEEGRAADRSSARGERREIGMLGDGTFLSAVIQVESADSPLRPAPGNGLLPLELLADGLSVDDIVLDTVQVVQYTQPAPAPHLPEQALAVRAHRQLPRGAAATPALRLSWVTVRLDPELCRGAVAARGGGETGARKALQRAADQLANRLTGAGLRATVLDAAGAVAAVATATCANPLAAGGAARPGRRTSETVRAWRCDDRWHTTYWISQWPRLDPDPTGSSATAPELVGRLTGSGVLATTFGLTVRQLADDRVSLTGMLRITTRSEHELEQRAAELEARATEAGAALVRLEREQTPGLLATLPLGGTR